From a region of the Bacteroidota bacterium genome:
- a CDS encoding HlyD family efflux transporter periplasmic adaptor subunit yields the protein MMKKNRKMKTYNPQKFKIPLLIITLLCFFVSGCKQKPSSDPDDEAGKNMDAKTPVTVAHISFEPMAETLNLNAVSAFLQKNTVRSTVAGVIENVSIRPGEMVRKGELLFTIQTKEASALSHLRTYSDSSFRFKGLIRIRASRSGIVSSVKYQHGDYVQEGDELAIISDQNSLVFILELPFELRPYVRKGGSCSIFLADHSILKGTVSSNLPVMDIQSQTEQTIIKPTGGKNLPENLIARIEIVKSLKPRTAVLPKSAILSDETQSQFWVMKLINDSTAIKIPVSKGIENSQKVEILQPSFSSSDKIVVSGNYGLSDTAKILIKKILR from the coding sequence ATGATGAAAAAAAATCGCAAGATGAAAACATATAATCCTCAAAAATTTAAAATACCCCTTTTGATTATTACCCTCCTGTGTTTTTTCGTATCCGGTTGCAAGCAGAAGCCATCATCAGATCCGGATGACGAAGCAGGGAAAAACATGGATGCCAAAACCCCGGTAACGGTTGCCCACATCAGTTTTGAGCCAATGGCCGAAACGCTCAACCTGAACGCTGTTTCAGCTTTCCTGCAGAAAAATACCGTCCGTTCTACGGTTGCAGGAGTAATTGAAAATGTCAGTATCAGGCCCGGGGAAATGGTCAGAAAAGGGGAACTGTTGTTTACCATACAGACTAAAGAAGCATCTGCATTAAGCCATTTGAGAACTTATTCCGACAGCAGTTTCCGGTTTAAAGGCCTGATCAGAATCAGGGCATCAAGAAGCGGGATTGTCAGCTCGGTAAAATACCAGCATGGCGATTATGTCCAGGAGGGCGATGAGCTGGCCATCATTTCAGACCAGAACAGCCTGGTATTTATACTTGAGTTGCCCTTTGAACTTCGCCCTTACGTAAGGAAAGGAGGAAGTTGCAGTATTTTTCTTGCCGACCACAGCATATTGAAAGGAACGGTCAGTTCTAATTTGCCGGTGATGGACATACAGTCGCAGACCGAACAGACCATCATCAAACCCACAGGCGGGAAAAATCTTCCCGAAAACCTCATCGCCAGGATAGAAATTGTCAAATCTTTAAAACCACGGACAGCTGTCCTGCCCAAATCAGCAATATTATCCGACGAAACACAAAGCCAGTTCTGGGTAATGAAGCTGATCAACGACTCAACTGCCATCAAAATCCCCGTTTCAAAAGGAATAGAAAATAGCCAAAAGGTGGAAATCCTTCAGCCTTCTTTTTCCAGTTCAGACAAAATAGTGGTTTCAGGGAATTATGGTTTATCCGATACAGCCAAAATCTTGATTAAAAAAATACTGAGATGA
- a CDS encoding efflux RND transporter permease subunit, with protein sequence MKNFFYSYKNPISLILAMIIACGLYFYSRIEVSLFPEVTFPKIKVIADDGEQPVDKMMITVTRPLENAIKQVPDLTILRSTTSRGSCEIAAFLKWNSDINMNMQVLESRINEIKKDLPPTASIVVEKMNPSILPVMHFTLESQNKNPIELTQIANYIVKPFLSQIDGVSSVRVLGGKTKEYHVVLNKQRMSLLGITPANIHDALNQTNFINSNGYSSDYHRLYLTITDAGLQGKTDIENLVLKNDGKRIIQLKDIANVEISEKTEYTRINANGHQAVMVTILKQPDANLIELSQNVQKKEKDLSRILPQGVKLVPYYNQADFVNNAVRSVNDSLWLGLLLAIVVAILFLRSAKASAAILVTIPITLMLTLIVIKIVGYDLNIMTLGAIAAAIGLIIDDAVVVVEQIHRTHEEHPGVNSRTLVQKAIGFLFPSMVGSSISTIVIFVPFMLMGGVAGAYFHVLTNTMIITLVCSFFVTWLGLPVIYLLLSEIHPVSKQKELPKSTKSQKWVSYFIQKPGISLLFVTGLIISIFLVLPRLETGFLPEMDEGSIVMDYTSPPGTSLEETDRMLQEVEKMIRKIPEIENYSRRTGAQMGFFITEPNCGDYLIQLKKNRKRTTEEVIDDIRKKIESTQPALRIDFGQVIGDMLGDLMASTQPVEIKIFGSNQGKLNELSKEVASEVSQIKGTADVFNGITIAGPSIEVKPNMKKLAQYNLTPADFQFQLQTQLEGNVVSSILEKEQNTDIRIIYPNATQAGTEEIKQQSVFLNDGKLKPIMNLATIDVIEGSTEINRENLQSVNIVTARLNARDLGSVMKDIQKQLKSKISLPQGYHIEYGGEYAEQQKSFSELLMILILSSLSVFTLMLILFKDFRVSLIIFFIAVLGVSGSLLALFICGTPLNVGSYTGLIMIVGIIGENAIFTFQQFNVRLKETSLVDNALVYAISTRLRPKLMTALGAIIALMPLAMGIGTGAQMHQPLAIAVIGGFIVALPLLLVVYPSLLRIAFRKFKN encoded by the coding sequence ATGAAAAATTTCTTTTATTCCTATAAAAATCCAATTTCACTAATCCTGGCTATGATCATAGCCTGCGGCTTATATTTTTACAGCCGCATAGAGGTTTCGCTTTTCCCTGAGGTTACCTTTCCTAAAATCAAAGTCATTGCAGATGATGGGGAACAGCCGGTGGACAAAATGATGATTACCGTAACAAGGCCGCTGGAAAATGCCATCAAGCAGGTACCCGATCTAACCATACTAAGAAGCACTACCAGCCGGGGATCATGTGAAATCGCAGCCTTTTTGAAATGGAACTCGGACATCAACATGAACATGCAGGTGCTCGAATCGCGCATCAACGAAATAAAAAAAGACCTGCCGCCCACTGCTTCCATCGTAGTGGAAAAGATGAACCCTTCCATTTTGCCGGTCATGCACTTCACCCTGGAGAGCCAAAACAAAAATCCGATTGAGCTCACTCAAATTGCTAATTATATTGTAAAGCCATTCCTGTCGCAAATTGACGGTGTTTCTTCTGTCCGGGTTTTAGGCGGGAAAACGAAAGAATATCATGTAGTGCTAAACAAGCAAAGAATGAGCTTGTTGGGGATTACTCCTGCAAATATTCATGATGCATTAAACCAGACCAATTTCATCAACTCCAACGGCTATTCATCCGATTATCACCGGCTATATCTCACCATTACCGATGCAGGCCTCCAGGGGAAAACCGATATTGAAAACCTGGTATTAAAAAACGACGGAAAAAGGATCATACAACTGAAAGATATTGCCAATGTCGAAATCAGTGAGAAAACCGAATACACCCGGATTAATGCCAACGGCCACCAGGCTGTAATGGTTACAATACTCAAACAGCCTGACGCCAATCTGATTGAACTCTCACAAAACGTTCAGAAAAAAGAAAAAGATCTTAGCCGTATTTTACCGCAGGGAGTAAAGCTTGTTCCATATTATAACCAGGCTGATTTCGTTAACAATGCGGTCAGGAGTGTAAATGACAGTTTGTGGCTTGGACTGTTACTGGCCATCGTTGTTGCCATCCTTTTCCTTCGTTCCGCAAAAGCAAGTGCCGCCATACTGGTTACCATCCCGATAACCCTGATGCTCACCCTCATTGTCATCAAAATAGTAGGTTATGATTTAAACATCATGACTTTGGGTGCCATTGCTGCAGCCATCGGACTGATTATTGATGATGCAGTGGTAGTGGTTGAGCAAATTCACCGTACCCATGAGGAGCACCCGGGAGTAAATTCCCGCACACTGGTCCAAAAAGCCATCGGCTTTCTTTTCCCGTCAATGGTAGGTTCTTCCATCAGTACGATTGTGATTTTTGTTCCCTTCATGTTGATGGGAGGTGTCGCCGGTGCTTATTTCCACGTACTGACCAATACGATGATCATAACCCTGGTTTGTTCGTTCTTTGTAACATGGCTGGGATTACCGGTAATTTATCTTTTGTTGTCAGAAATTCATCCGGTTTCAAAACAAAAAGAACTGCCCAAATCAACAAAAAGTCAGAAATGGGTGAGTTACTTCATACAAAAACCGGGGATCAGCTTACTTTTTGTAACCGGTTTAATCATTTCCATATTTCTTGTACTTCCAAGACTCGAAACCGGGTTCCTGCCGGAAATGGACGAAGGTTCAATCGTAATGGACTATACTTCGCCTCCGGGAACTTCGCTTGAAGAAACCGACAGAATGTTGCAGGAAGTGGAAAAAATGATCCGAAAAATTCCTGAAATTGAAAATTACTCGCGCCGTACAGGAGCACAAATGGGTTTCTTCATCACCGAACCCAATTGCGGGGATTATCTTATCCAGTTAAAAAAGAACAGAAAACGAACTACCGAGGAGGTTATTGACGACATCAGGAAAAAGATTGAATCCACCCAACCTGCCCTGCGGATTGATTTTGGCCAGGTAATTGGCGATATGCTTGGCGACCTGATGGCTTCGACCCAACCGGTTGAAATCAAAATATTTGGCAGCAACCAGGGGAAACTTAACGAGCTTTCGAAGGAAGTGGCTTCAGAAGTTTCGCAGATAAAAGGAACTGCCGATGTTTTTAACGGCATAACCATTGCCGGCCCTTCGATTGAAGTAAAGCCAAACATGAAAAAACTCGCCCAATATAACCTGACACCGGCTGATTTTCAGTTTCAGTTACAAACCCAACTGGAAGGAAATGTAGTGAGCAGCATATTGGAAAAAGAGCAAAATACGGATATCCGCATCATTTATCCCAATGCCACGCAGGCAGGGACAGAAGAAATAAAACAGCAGTCTGTTTTTCTGAATGACGGAAAATTAAAGCCCATCATGAACCTGGCCACCATCGATGTGATAGAAGGGAGTACGGAAATAAACCGGGAAAACCTGCAAAGTGTGAATATTGTCACTGCCCGGTTAAATGCCAGGGATCTGGGCAGCGTAATGAAAGACATACAAAAACAATTAAAAAGTAAAATATCGCTACCCCAGGGCTATCATATCGAATATGGAGGTGAATATGCCGAGCAACAAAAGTCGTTCAGCGAATTGTTAATGATATTGATCTTATCAAGCCTATCGGTATTTACGTTGATGCTGATTTTGTTCAAGGATTTCAGGGTCTCCCTCATTATATTTTTCATTGCCGTTCTGGGGGTTTCAGGAAGCCTCCTCGCCCTGTTTATTTGCGGAACTCCTTTAAATGTAGGCAGTTATACCGGACTCATTATGATAGTAGGTATCATAGGAGAAAATGCCATTTTCACTTTCCAGCAATTTAATGTGAGGTTGAAAGAAACATCCCTGGTTGATAATGCATTGGTCTATGCCATTTCTACCCGCTTAAGGCCAAAACTGATGACTGCCCTTGGAGCAATCATTGCCCTTATGCCTCTTGCAATGGGAATAGGTACCGGAGCCCAGATGCATCAGCCATTAGCCATAGCAGTGATTGGAGGTTTTATTGTTGCACTGCCGCTTTTACTTGTGGTCTATCCAAGTTTGCTCAGAATAGCTTTTCGCAAATTCAAAAATTAA
- a CDS encoding MFS transporter, producing the protein MIKSISNDNDAYAALKIKDFRLFIMARFALTFAIQMQSVIIGWQVYSITKDPLSLGLIGLAEAIPFLSIALYAGHVADTVNRKKIILISVSVYFLGAIGLLLLSSDLSFLLQIFGIFPIYAVIFCTGLARGFFFPAQSALMAQLVPRKLYANSSTWNSTFYEIAAVSGPAIGGLIYGFAGIYYAYLTVIVFVALSLLCFSRMASKPLPVTNKNETLMQNLAAGFKFVFSHQIVLAALSLDMFAVLFGGAVSLLPVFAMDILKTGPQGLGILRAAPAIGSVLMAFFLAYHPPLRKAGHNLLVAVCGFGVCIILFALSRNFILSFLLLALSGMFDDVSVIIRGTIIQLFTPDEMRGRVASVNSIFIGSSNEIGSFESGLAAKLLRVVPSVIFGGTMTLIVVASTYKLAPKLRKLNLLNK; encoded by the coding sequence ATGATAAAAAGTATAAGTAATGACAATGATGCATATGCGGCTTTAAAAATAAAAGATTTCAGGCTTTTCATCATGGCCAGGTTTGCACTGACTTTTGCCATACAGATGCAAAGCGTAATTATTGGCTGGCAGGTATATTCCATAACCAAAGACCCACTTTCACTTGGGCTGATAGGCCTGGCAGAAGCCATTCCCTTTTTATCCATTGCACTTTATGCCGGGCATGTAGCCGATACCGTCAACCGCAAGAAGATCATCCTGATTTCAGTATCTGTTTATTTTCTTGGGGCTATTGGTTTGTTGCTGCTCAGTTCTGATTTATCATTTTTGCTTCAAATATTCGGAATATTCCCAATTTATGCTGTAATTTTTTGTACCGGCCTGGCCAGAGGCTTTTTTTTCCCGGCCCAATCAGCTTTGATGGCCCAGCTTGTACCGCGGAAATTATATGCCAATTCATCCACCTGGAACAGTACTTTTTATGAAATCGCAGCAGTATCCGGCCCGGCTATAGGGGGATTAATTTACGGTTTTGCCGGTATCTATTACGCATACCTGACGGTAATTGTTTTTGTAGCCCTCAGCCTTTTGTGCTTCTCCAGAATGGCCAGCAAACCTTTGCCCGTGACAAATAAAAATGAAACGCTGATGCAAAATCTGGCAGCAGGGTTCAAATTCGTATTCAGCCATCAGATTGTACTAGCGGCCTTGTCCCTTGATATGTTTGCGGTTTTATTTGGCGGTGCAGTGTCCTTATTGCCTGTTTTTGCCATGGATATATTAAAAACCGGTCCGCAGGGATTAGGGATTTTAAGAGCTGCACCGGCTATAGGTTCGGTTTTAATGGCTTTCTTCCTGGCTTATCATCCCCCGTTGAGGAAAGCAGGGCATAACCTTTTAGTTGCAGTTTGTGGTTTCGGAGTTTGTATCATTTTATTTGCCCTGTCAAGGAATTTCATACTATCATTTTTGCTGCTGGCCCTGAGCGGAATGTTTGATGATGTCAGTGTGATCATCAGGGGCACCATCATTCAGCTGTTTACCCCCGACGAAATGAGGGGAAGAGTTGCTTCAGTAAACAGCATTTTTATAGGATCTTCCAACGAAATAGGCTCATTTGAATCAGGTCTTGCAGCCAAACTATTGAGGGTGGTACCTTCCGTTATTTTTGGCGGGACCATGACATTGATTGTAGTTGCTTCCACGTATAAACTGGCACCAAAACTCAGGAAGCTGAATCTTTTAAACAAATAA
- a CDS encoding MFS transporter gives MFNKKIFTKAILLLSFISLFSDIASEMLYPVMPVYLKSIGFSVLLIGILEGLAECVAGLSKGYFGNLSDKMGRRVPFIKWGYLFNALSKPMLAIFINPLWIFFARTLDRFGKGIRTAARDALLSQETTKENKGKVFGFHRSMDTVGAAIGPVLSLIYLYYHPGQYRWLFVIAFLPGLLVVALSGFLKEKKIEAENTNRKPVHFLTYLKYWKKSPPAFKKLVPALLTFTLFNSSDAFLLLALKYKGFTDLQMIGFYISYNLLYALLSYPLGVIADKIGLKKVLVSGLAIFAFVYFLFGWASSVWQFVVLFLFYSIYAASTEGISKAWITNVSKEEETATAIGFFTSFNSIITFISSALGGLIWVCYGPKVMFMFSGIGVALVVVYLTLPYLSERVVKKANGHS, from the coding sequence ATGTTCAACAAAAAAATTTTTACAAAAGCCATATTGCTGCTTTCTTTTATCAGTCTTTTCTCTGATATCGCAAGTGAAATGTTGTATCCTGTGATGCCGGTTTACTTAAAGTCAATAGGATTCTCCGTTCTGTTAATCGGCATATTGGAAGGACTGGCCGAATGTGTGGCCGGATTAAGCAAAGGTTATTTTGGAAATCTGTCTGATAAAATGGGCCGTCGTGTCCCGTTTATCAAATGGGGTTATTTATTCAATGCCTTATCCAAACCCATGCTGGCAATATTCATCAATCCTTTGTGGATATTCTTCGCCAGGACACTCGACCGCTTTGGCAAAGGCATACGTACAGCCGCCAGGGATGCCTTACTCAGCCAGGAAACCACCAAAGAAAATAAAGGAAAAGTATTTGGTTTTCATAGGAGTATGGATACCGTCGGGGCAGCCATTGGACCAGTACTTTCACTTATTTACCTGTATTACCACCCCGGCCAGTACCGTTGGCTTTTTGTCATTGCCTTTTTACCCGGATTACTGGTAGTTGCACTGTCGGGATTTCTGAAAGAAAAAAAAATTGAAGCAGAAAATACCAACCGTAAACCGGTTCATTTCCTGACCTATTTAAAGTATTGGAAAAAATCTCCACCGGCATTTAAAAAACTGGTTCCGGCCTTATTGACTTTCACGCTTTTTAACAGTTCAGATGCTTTTCTGTTGCTTGCCCTGAAATATAAAGGGTTCACCGATTTGCAGATGATAGGTTTTTATATATCCTATAATCTGCTTTATGCCCTGCTTTCCTATCCCCTGGGAGTCATTGCCGATAAAATAGGACTGAAAAAAGTGTTGGTTTCAGGATTGGCCATCTTTGCCTTTGTATATTTTCTATTTGGATGGGCCAGCTCAGTCTGGCAGTTTGTCGTTCTGTTCCTTTTCTACTCCATCTATGCAGCTTCCACTGAAGGAATTTCAAAAGCCTGGATAACCAATGTCAGCAAGGAAGAAGAAACAGCAACAGCAATTGGCTTTTTTACCAGTTTCAACAGTATAATCACTTTTATTTCCAGTGCCCTGGGTGGTCTGATCTGGGTCTGTTACGGCCCCAAAGTAATGTTTATGTTTTCAGGCATCGGCGTAGCCTTGGTAGTGGTTTACCTGACCCTACCTTACCTTTCGGAAAGAGTTGTAAAAAAAGCAAATGGCCATAGTTAG